A genomic region of Gemmata massiliana contains the following coding sequences:
- the ccsA gene encoding cytochrome c biogenesis protein CcsA: MTTTEIVKNIHHYCIGLSYLCAFLLEIARLLWPARGWRVAGLVFGAAGLFAHTAYLLVQQPSPAVPSGSVLMLAWVLALFYFYGTVHHAKQAWAVFVLPVVIGLVAVSRILLTAEPEHAAFDVGEWASGERFWGGVHGLLILFASVGVSVSFLASMMYLIQARRLRNKVSPGTVVPMLSLERLETMNRRALNIAFPLLTAGLLVGTLLLPHGLSFGDNWLSLKVLSTAGLWLEFLVLLYLRYGAHVPARRLALFSIAAFGLLLVALAASHPFAIGGVK, from the coding sequence ATGACGACAACAGAAATCGTAAAGAACATCCACCACTACTGCATCGGCCTCAGTTACCTGTGCGCCTTCCTGCTCGAAATCGCCCGGCTGTTGTGGCCGGCGCGGGGCTGGCGGGTCGCAGGGCTGGTGTTCGGTGCCGCGGGCCTGTTCGCGCACACCGCGTACCTGCTCGTGCAGCAGCCGTCGCCCGCGGTGCCGTCCGGCTCGGTGCTCATGCTCGCGTGGGTGCTCGCGCTCTTTTACTTCTACGGCACCGTCCACCACGCGAAACAAGCGTGGGCCGTGTTCGTACTGCCGGTCGTTATTGGGCTGGTCGCGGTGTCGCGCATTCTGCTTACCGCGGAGCCCGAGCACGCGGCGTTCGATGTCGGCGAGTGGGCGTCCGGTGAGCGCTTCTGGGGCGGCGTACACGGGCTGTTAATTCTGTTCGCGTCGGTGGGTGTGAGTGTGAGTTTCCTTGCAAGCATGATGTATCTAATTCAGGCACGACGATTGAGGAACAAGGTCAGCCCGGGGACCGTGGTGCCGATGCTCAGCCTGGAGCGGCTCGAAACGATGAACCGGCGGGCGCTGAACATTGCGTTCCCGCTCCTCACGGCGGGTCTACTCGTCGGCACGCTGCTCCTCCCGCACGGGCTCTCGTTCGGCGACAACTGGCTGTCACTCAAAGTACTCTCCACGGCCGGATTGTGGCTCGAATTCCTGGTGCTCCTCTACCTGCGGTACGGTGCCCACGTTCCGGCCCGGCGCCTCGCGCTCTTTTCGATCGCGGCGTTCGGGCTGTTGCTCGTGGCACTCGCGGCGTCGCACCCGTTCGCAATCGGAGGGGTGAAATGA